The following coding sequences are from one Lolium rigidum isolate FL_2022 chromosome 6, APGP_CSIRO_Lrig_0.1, whole genome shotgun sequence window:
- the LOC124663916 gene encoding protein transport protein SEC31-like — protein MTMPVLSPPLAAYPAAPPALPGQGPPAPPPASPPPPPWASWPPTPSPGPAPLPQGVAIQRVQFPPSPSRLPAWVTATEPPPIHSAAPAPSPVYTTAGDPPRPSFPDPPPARFAEPSAGRAEYPAQGATGFAPPRYAKLEFATYDGVEDPLNWLNQCEQFFRGQRTLASDRTWLASYHLRGAAQTWYYSLEQDEVGMPPWERFRELCLLRFGPPVRGSRLAELGRLVFTTTVQDFADRFQALACHAPDVTGQQRAELFIGGLPDHIRVDTVDVEEGDPMTGPVAAASEMAGPTDAAATAFVVSLHALAGIRHERTMLLPITIQGEPLVALLDTGSTHNFLPAATMRRLAL, from the exons ATGACTATGCCGGTCCTGTCGCCACCCCTCGCCGCgtacccggccgcgccgccagcccTTCCCGGCCAGGGACCGCCCGCTCCGCCCccggcctcaccgccgccgccaccgtgggcGTCCTGGCCGCCGACCCCCAGCCCGGGCCCCGCCCCGCTGCCCCAGGGGGTGGCCATCCAGCGGGTCCAGTTCCCGCCATCGCCCTCCCGACTCCCGGCCTGGGTGACCGCGACGGAGCCCCCGCCGATCCACTCGGCCGCACCGGCGCCATCCCCCGTCTACACCACCGCCGGGGACCCCCCGCGCCCGTCCTTCCCGGACCCGCCGCCTGCCCGCTTCGCCGAGCCGTCCGCTGGTCGCGCGGAGTACCCCGCCCAGGGCGCCACCGGCTTCGCTCCCCCACGCTACGCCAAGCTGGAATTCGCCACATACGACGGCGTCGAGGACCCCCTCAACTGGCTCAACCAGTGCGAGCAGTTCTTCCGGGGACAGCGTACCCTGGCTTCGGACCGGACGTGGCTCGCCTCGTAccacctccgcggcgccgcccagACGTGGTACTACTCCCTGGAGCAGGACGAGGTAGGCATGCCTCCATGGGAACGGTTCCGTGAGCTCTGCCTTCTCCGCTTCGGCCCTCCAGTCCGCGGCAGCCGCTTGGCGGAACTTGGGCGTTTGGTGTTCACCACCacggtgcaggacttcgccgaccgcttccagGCCCTCGCATGCCATGCGCCCGACGTGACGGGCCAACAGCGCGCCGAGCTCTTCATTGGCGGCCTCCCGGACCATATCCGCGTGGAT ACCGTCGACGTAGAGGAGGGCGATCCGATGACCGGGCCGGTTGCCGCGGCATCCGAGATGGCCGGGCCGACCGATGCAGCTGCCACGGCCTTCGTCGTGTCCCTCCACGCGCTCGCCGGCATCCGCCACGAGCGGACGATGCTGCTTCCGATCACTATCCAGGGCGAGCCTCTGGTGGCGCTACTGGACACGGGGTCTACGCATAACTTTCTTCCCGCCGCCACTATGCGCCGCCTCGCGCTATAG